Below is a genomic region from Actinoallomurus bryophytorum.
ACGCCTCCGGTGGCGCGGCGGCCGGGATCTCCGGACACGGCGCTGCCGGTTACTTGGCGGGGAACGGCCTGCTGCCCGCACTGGGCCTGGCGTACCTGGCCGCCGACCACCTCGCACACCACATCGGGAGGGAAACGCGATGAGTTCACTGGAAACACTGGTCAAGAACGTCCAGGTCGTACGGCCGGGCGTCGCCGAGCCGGAGCGGCTCGACATCGGGATCGCCGGAGGAAAATTCACCCGGCTGGCGGCCGACATCCCCGCCGAGGACGCGCAGGTCGTCATCGACGGGCGCGGCCTGCTCGCGTTTCCCGGCGTCGTCGACGCCCACCAGCACTGGGGGATCTACAACCCGCTGGACGAGGACACCCGTACCGAGAGCCGTGCGTCGGCGCAGGGCGGCGTGACGACGGCGCTGACGTACATGCGCACCGGTCAGTACTACCTGAACCGCGGTGGCAGCTACGACGAGTTCTTCCCGCATGTCCTGGAGCAGTCGGAGGGTCGTGCCTACGTCGACTACGCCTTCCACCTCGCGCCCATGATGCGCGAGCACATCGAGGAGATCCCGCTTCTCATCGAGAAGTACGGCGTGACGTCGTTCAAGATCTTCATGTTCTACGGCAGCCACGGCCTGCACGGCAGGTCGGCGGACCAGAGCTCGTTCCTCATGATCCCCAAGGACGAGCGGTACGACCTGGCGCACTTCGAGTTCGTCATGCGCGGAGTCCAGGAGGCACGGGAGAAGCTCACCGAGCTCGCCCCGCACGTCTCGCTCTCCCTGCACTGCGAGACCGCCGAGATCATGACCGCCTACACGCGGCTGGTCGAGGAGCAGGGCACGCTGAGCGGCCTGGCCGCCTACAGCGCGTCCCGCCCGCAGCACTCCGAGGGCCTCGCCGTCACCATCGCGTCCTACCTGGCGCACGAGACCGGGCTGCCCAACATCAACCTGCTCCACCTGTCCT
It encodes:
- a CDS encoding dihydroorotase, whose protein sequence is MSSLETLVKNVQVVRPGVAEPERLDIGIAGGKFTRLAADIPAEDAQVVIDGRGLLAFPGVVDAHQHWGIYNPLDEDTRTESRASAQGGVTTALTYMRTGQYYLNRGGSYDEFFPHVLEQSEGRAYVDYAFHLAPMMREHIEEIPLLIEKYGVTSFKIFMFYGSHGLHGRSADQSSFLMIPKDERYDLAHFEFVMRGVQEAREKLTELAPHVSLSLHCETAEIMTAYTRLVEEQGTLSGLAAYSASRPQHSEGLAVTIASYLAHETGLPNINLLHLSSRKALDAAVRMARTFPHVDFRREVTVGHLLADVETAAGIGGKVNPPLRPREDVEALWEYVLDGTVDWVVSDHACCKDETKFGDPREDVFAAKSGFGGTEYLLPGLVGEGRRRGLSYGRIAELTSWNPAQRYGLPTKGTIAEGYDADFCLVDPSATWTVHAADSESTQEYTPFEGFELSAKVTDTFVRGHQVLERGNVVGTPQGVFLRRPTGTR